gtagtgtcaaaaacgctcttatattatgggacggagggagtacataaaaGGATGGACACATAAGCTCGGGACCTGGTCTTAGCCGCCATACTTAGAGAAGTTGTGGCGCTGCGGTGGGCAGCATGTTGCATCGTCGTGGTGATCGCCCTCGGCTACGATGGTGTGCACTTCTTAGCAACGGGAATCGCCTTGATGTCGTAGAGGGGAGAGAGGGGCGGGTGACACCGTGGAGGGGAGGGGAGACGTGAGAGCAAGGTGCGGGATGAATGTCGTGGCACCGAGGGGAGGCTGCAGCGAGAAGTCGTGGCCGGGAGAGCAGGCCGGGGGAATGAGACGTGAGTGTAAGCGTTGTCTCGTGCGATAATAGAGTGAATTGCTTTTTTAAGATAAGAATAAACTGAGTGGTCGttcatttttttttaaataagaaGAGAATGAGAGGGTATATTTCTATAGATGTTCTTCTTTTTGAACGTTGATATTGCTGGAAGGGGTCAAAAATTCACGAGTTTTATACAACAACACAAGTATGCCCGTGTGTTGCTACATGCCTCTTAATATTTTTTTCTGATTGCATTATATTCTACTATTTTAATTAATGACTGAGAATATATAGCAAAACTCGAGAGAAAACTTGTGGTGTAATGCACCTGATGAATATATTGCACCAGAAGAACAACAAGTCTTATGTTACGTTATGTAATGCACCTAATGAACTTATGTTGTGTCTAACTTCATTTCCTCATCATCTCAATGGAATAAGACTGAATGTAGTTGAATGTATCACTATTTGAATGCGGCTGAGATAAGTCTGAATGCAGCTGAATTTATGTTGTGTTTAAATTCAGTATCACTATCTGAATGTATCTGTGACTGAATGCATTTTTACAAACATGGATGTTGCCAAAAATTGATCTAAATGTGCTTGCCCAATAGGTGTTGCCAAAAAAATGAATGATAACTGACATAGAAACATAAAGCCAATTGCCAAAACAGTGTCCAAAACTGACAAATATAGATGTTGCCAAAATTGTTAAAATTGAGATAAAACAGTTGTTAAAACAATGTCTGGAATTTCTTCATAGGTAGATGTTGCCAAAACAAAACATAAATAGTTAAAGTTCAGACAATACAGATGTTGCCAACTACCAAAACATAGATAGTTCACTCATATATGCATCATAGGTAGTTCATGCTTTCTTCATTGGTAGACTGACACTCACATCATAGGTAGTTCGAACTTGCATACAAATATAAATTAACTGCTACTGCTAACTGCATATTTTCTTTAGTAAACTGTAACTTCTGCAGTTCAGTCGGGCGGAACGGCGAGGGATTGGCTGGCACTCAGGCGTGCAGAGTGGCGCCGAGCATGCATCTTGaatgccctcttcttcttcttcttcttcttcttcttcttcttcttcttcttcgccctctACAGGTCCTCCTCCTCTCGtggctcctgctcctcctcctcctcccgtggcTCCTTCTCGGTCTTTACGGGAAGAACCGTGTCTACCTGCTCCTCCACATCAATGGGTGCCTCCTTATGACATGTGATAACAGCCACGACCTGCACATCAGGTGAAGcatcctgctcctcctcctcctcaatgACGACCACACGCATACCTGCTGCCGTCTTATTGCGGGAGATGGTGAGGTAGTTGGGGTCGATCGATGTGGCACAACAACTTGAACATGCTATACATGCTCTGCCTCTGGATCTGTTatgaggggccgcttgctgcaccGGCTGCGCGGGCGGTACATGCACGAGTGAGTGCGCTGGGCAGCATCGCGGAACCGTGACTCGAGCATGCACCACACGACAAACGGCAACCACGGGCACGCCCTTGCAGTCCGGAAACACACGAGCCTTCTCATCTGCCCTGAACTGCTTGAGCAAGCCCCACGCGTGATTCACGTGCAATGGCAGGCAGGCTCTTCAACTGGGCGGTGATCTCGCGAGCGATGGAGACCTTGACCGGATCGGTGTCGGCCCAGTCATCGACCATGATCTCCCATCCGTTGGTGACGGTGGACGGTTGGTTGGTTTTCATGTATAAGAACTGAATTGGAGCGCTTCTCGAGCTGCGGTACCAAATgagtgaggctacacgtcagtcgactgactttttcagtTGAGGTCGGTCGATTTCTGGGCCATTGGATTCGAAATCAAAGGCCTAGattgcttcttcaacctccagcccttgagccgccagccaccaccggtcaaaccgccggcccccgccggccgcgccgccccgccttccccggaaccactccccaccgccggtccgccgccgccccggtcatccctctaggccccccgtgccgagcctTTTCTCCGGCGAGttcccacgccaccgccccatcGCTGCGCCCCccaccacccccacccccacgAATGTCGACTGACCCCAAAGTCGGATCAATCAACTGAACTGTAGCTAAATGGGTACCAAATCGTTATGCGTCAAAGATTAGGAGGACCCAAATCCGTAATTTTCAACTTCAAACGCGATAGCTAGCCGTGGGCACCCCTGCCCTGTTCCTCTGTTCCGGGCGGCTGCCTACATAAGCGCAGGCGCAGGCGCagctcccctcccctcccctcctccgcGCTCCGTGCCCAATCCCCACTTCCTACCGGCGACGAAACCctcgcctcccctcccctcccctccaaTCAACCCCACCCCATCCACCGGCGAGACCGGCGCACAGCTCGCAGCGCGGCCGAGACCGCGCGAGCCCGGCGCCGACCACAACCGCGGCGAGGAGCCGAGCGTCGGGagcggcgggcgggcgggatcacCGGCAAGCCTCGCGCCGAGGAACGAGCGGCGGGCGGGCGAGCCTCGCGCCGACGGCCAAAGAAGAAGAGGTACGCCTTTTCCTCTCCGCCCTCCCGTCTCTGCCATGATCGTTTCTGCGCTCCCCTCTCTCGGCGGCCGCAGATTCTTGCAATTTCTCGGTAGATTTCGACAGGCGTTTCTTGCAATTCGAGCACGAGCGTAAGTTGTTGCATTTGGGTGATTATTGGTAGGTGCCAATCTAGGCAGTTGGTCGGCGAAAAGTAGCAGATCGGCGGGATGGGTTCGTGTTCCTGACACGAACTCCTCTGTTTTTCTGTCGAATAGTGGGCGAATCGTCGTGGTTTCTTGCAGGATAGGATTGATTGGTTAGCCTCGCTGGGTAGGGTAGAATCTTTGCTTGGTACTAAGTTCTTGCAGGGAGCGTTCCTAGTTCACACCGGCAGAACACCGGCCGGGGATTGAAATTCTTGCGTTTGTTCATCGGGGTCGGGGAAAATCTTTCTGACAATGTTTTTGGTGTTTCAGGCCGGACGCACGGCAGATGGCCAAAGACTTGCTCTGGGAGTTGGCCCTGATGGCCTGGCCTCTCCTCAAGGAGGAGGCCGCGGAGCTCGCCAAAAGCGTGCTCCGCGAGCTGGCGCGCGAGGAGGCCAAGACGCGGCTCAAGGCCGCCGTCAAGGCTGGGGCGGAGGGCCTCAAGGGGCTTCTCGAGGCGCCTCCATCCACTCCGACTCCGGCGCGGCCGGACGAGGTGGCAGACCCGCGTCAGGGGGAGCTGCTGGTCGATAGAGCGGCTGTCTGCATCGACCACGCCCCGCTGCTGCTGCGTCGTCCACAGCTTCGCCATCTCCCCCCCTTCGTCGACGACGTCGTCCTCGCCAGGGTGGCGCCCAGCCTCCTCGGTCGGCTCGGCCCCCAGATGGAGCCGGCCGTTCAGGCGCTGCTGCGCGGCAAGGTGATCGCCCCAGGGGTGCAGTCGGCTCTGCGCTCCGGCCTGGAGCTGCCACCCGCAGTCAGGCAGATGCTCGCCGGCAAGTTCCAGACGAGCGGCGTGCAGTCGGCTCTGCGCTCCGGCCTGGAGCTGCCACCCGCAGTCAGGCAGATGCTCGCCGGCAAGTTCCAGACGAGCGGCGTGCAGAGCCTCGACTGCTCCACGCTCCTCGCCTTCGCCGCCAGGGCCCGGGCTGACGGCCCTTCTTCTTCCATCACAGCCGCGACAGCGGGTGCGGCTGCCCAGGCGCTCCCCAGCCTACAGGACATCGTCGTGTGCGCGCCCGCGATAGGGGTGATCGCCCTCGCCCTGTACCTGATCTGGAGGCGGCCGGGCGGCGGCGACTGAGCGCGGGCCGGCGCAAATCCTCAGAATCAATCGATATATTCTGTTGATTCCCAGTATTCTTAGTTTCTTGGAAACATGTCAAAGATCAGTAGCTGATGTAGTCATGAGAAGAAGTCTTCCATTATTCCCTTCCCTGAGATAGAATTCAATTTATAAATCGCACTGCTGAAATTGGTTTAGAGGATCTATAAATCTGAAATCTCGATTGCAACATCTTTTTCTGCTGTAGTCTGTTTTCTCTGTCAGTCTTCAGTGTTTCTGTTGATGCAGTGTGTTGCTGACAGTAACTTGAGATTCAGAAACGCCAATCCACCCAGATTCAGAAGCCCTCGACGGTGCGGCGGCGGTCCACCTGCTCCCCTGTTTCTTTGTCAAAACTGAATGTTGAATGCACTTGGAATGTTGACAGAGTTTTGGTCAAAACATTAGATGCTGTGAGCTTTTTCAGCTATCCAAAGTTTTAGGCCTATTGCTTGTCCAATCAGTGTGTAAATTTATTAGGGCTGTGTGAATTAATGCTTTCAACTATTGAGATGATTATTGGAACGATTATGATTATTGGAATAATTATTCTAGATCGTCATCTTGTGCTCATTTTTACATTTTGTGTAGCAATTTTGATTTTGAAACTGAGAAGTGTACTACTGATGAAACTTCAAAAGACAACTATTTTCAGCACTGAATTAAAACAACCAATAAGATGACTattttcaaataattcaaataaGCTCAAATTAATTCACATaggtacacacacacacacacacacaataaTTCAAACAAGTTTAATATTATTGTTTCCAAAAAAACTGTTTTGAAATTATTAATTcacatagcacacacacacacaataaTTCACATAGGTGCATCCATTGATGAAACGTTGCCCTTATTTGCGACTACCGCCAGCTATTTTGGTGCCAACCCTCAAAATAGTGTATTCCTTTTGTGCTGAAATGCCTATCTTGACCTCGAGAATCATGTCAGATACGAACCCCAAGTGTTAGTTCTTCTTCCTCACCCCATCCAAATCACAAACCAACCTCCAAACAATTTTTTTAACACTTTGTGCATTGCATGGTAGGAACCCTAGAAAGTTCAGCACTTCAACCTTTACCTCAGTGTTGATTGTGCTGATATGGTCTCTCGGCTAGCCCCTTTTTTTAGCAAAGTTCCCCGACCAGCTAATGACTGGTGAACTAGTTAATTGTAGATTTTCCACCATAATTCTGCTAGCGTGCAGAGGAAAACCTACAATATTGCCTggatttctgttttttttttgtgtgtgttctGGCATTCCTAGTGTCAGGGTGCCCTGTCCCGGTTTTACTCTCTGTTCTTTGTTCTGGGAAATAActgattctctgatgttacccgTAATTTTCAGGAATCAATGCAGCAGTAGCTTCAGCTGATCTTCATCCCGTATTACCTGATAGGTGATAGCAATCATTCAGAACCAACAGTTGTACAGTCTGATAAGACGAGGGTTGATGTAGATGACCCCAGGTATTCTGCTTTTATGTTCTTGATGCCCTGTTACCGTTTAGCTTTGAGGCTCTTCTGATACAAGTTGTTGAGCTATTTTGTTGTTTGTTTGTGCTTATATCACGTATAGGGAAGCAATAGTTGAACCTTTGTCTCTGTTATTTCATCTCTACTTTCATGCCTGGATAACACTATGACTAAGTAATGATCATACTAGCAATGTGAAAATAAATCAATGATCATGCTCAACTGAATTTTCTCTGATGTTGGCTTCAGATATGAGAGCGCAAAACCCTAGCAGCGCCCCCACATGGATCTGAAAACTGGTACGAAATGGACAAGCCACCGAAGTCTGAACCTTCCTCCTGGTTCAGCACAGGCAAACTTGGCCTCAGCCTTCTACGCCACGCAGGCAAGCCGGACAGTGCTGCAATAGCGGCAGCCCTCTCCCAGGCTCGCCAGAGGAGAAGCGGCTCGAAACCGTGGTCCTACAGCTCGATTCCGAGCGTCACCGCCGCGATCGTGGTAGCCGCCGGCTTAACTCCGGTGATGCTGACGGGAATTAAATCAAACTAAGCACTGTGACACTAACACCcaggtcccacatgtcaggtttgactGGTGCAGTCAGCAGTTGACTAGGCTCGCTGGTCAGCCACTTTTGCTGAGCTGTGCTGACGTCACATAAGTTTTTCTGATTTTTCTTATTTCAGAAACAATTtaggaaattctagaaaatatcccacacttctaaaattcatagaaaataatctacaCATCAGATcaaaataagttatatatgaaaaatgatcataaAAAATCCAATAtttccatctgtatcattttcatgcatgttagaacaaatTATACCTGATGATCTCGTCAAATCAAGTAAAGAGCATCTTAAATGCTTCTTTtgcaatttgaatttgaatctttgattcaaatgaacttCAACTAAACGTGTAGCTAATAACATTAGCTCAAACACtagcattttgtcatgtcatgatcatgcatcatatttgttgcATTCGTTGTGTATTGATTGCCTTCTTCGGTGTTGTTCTCCGTGGTACGATCTGTTCTTGAGGGTAGGTTCGAGTATCCACCGAAGGAGCATTTTTCCATTGTCGATCTGCCAGGAAAGAAAATTGCCTTGATCATTCTGATACAAATCCCACTCTCTTCGCTCTTGCTCTCTGTTATTGCATTAGACAACAATGATTTAACTGTTACATGTTTCGATAGCTGAACCCATTCTTTTGCATGACCAGTCATTTTCACAATAAATAGCTAAGTTTTCCTAGCATGATTAGGAGTTGCTTGAGCTATGATGTTGGAGGAGAAAACCATATCTGTCAGCCACCAACCATGATCCCAACAGACGATACGTCGTCTTTCAGATGCCGCCAACACAGACCACTATCTGCACCCGCTCTTGCACTACTTCCCAAGATCCACGCCGACACTGGAGCAAACTTCTTTGCAACAGTGGATCCCGAGGACATATGTCCGACACAGGAATGCAGTCGCCACCACACTATCCCTACTTGAACAAATGGCCACCAAGACTCATCACCAACCACAAAGCAAAACGCCACGTCGTGAGAAGATATATTGACCTATACTTTTCTCTCACTGGTTTCTTCTATTAGAGACGAGGCCGTTGTGCACTTCTCGGTCGACCTTTCGATCACTTCACTCACTTTTTTTTATCAGAAGCCTCGCGAAGAACCCGATTTTGAATTAACAAAATCATCAACGGACCAAGAATTAGGACAAAGGGACCTGAATACAACGGCTAAAGTGGTACAATAGGGAATAAACACAACTACAGCCTCCACCACAAGCAGGTAGTGAAATGAAAATAAAATTACAACTTGCTAGAAGCCGATTATTCCACACTAGGATCATAGAAATCAAGAACAGAGCAGCAAAGCGGCATATAGCCGACCGTCTAAGATGGACCTAGCTCCATGGACACCTATGAAGGGAGGGAACACAACATCTTCCTTCTCTATCACCAAAGAGGGACCCTATCCCCTAGCCATGGCTCGTATGTGCCGCACTGTCGGGATTCCAAGAAGCTCACCAAAGAGCTAGAAGAGTGGTGCCTTCACATCGTAAGGTGAACATAGGAGGACCGCCTCGATTTGGGATATTCCATGCCCGCAGCACCGCCACTGTCCACGCCCAACTAGTAGAAGAAGGAAAGCTTCATCGTATCGGACGCCAAAGATGAGGCAGCAGAGAACCAAGCAGATATAAAGAGGCAAGGGAAACAGAGCATCACCATTGTGTGGAGACCCAGGTGTCTCTAGGTTTCGTCAAGTCACTGCCGCCGGGAAAGGAAACCCTATCCCCTTCCGTCAGGATCGACATGCCGCACCGTCGGGACCGAGTGACGTTGACCGCCACCAGAGAGCACCAACATGAAGATACGCCGGAGCCTACCACCCACAGTATACCGCACAAGCTCGAAACGCTAGCAAACCTCGGCCCTCATGTACAAAACTTCCATCTGAGCCCCTTCACCCTTGACGACCCCTCCAGGAAGGTCACGACGCGCAAGGCGCCACCACCGCCAAATCCGAAGAGGATTGAGGGTTTTCACTAGATAGGAGTGGAGAGCTGGTGAACTCGGCTGCACCTCCATGGAGGAAAGCGATGCCCTTGGGCGTCGCCGCTGCCGGGCCGGCCAGACCGGCCAAGGTTTCCCCCCGGCCCCAAGTTGACCACCATCATCATTGTCGAAGCTGGGAAACGAGTCACAAGCCAAAGACACGGCTAGAGAGAGGCAACATGGAATTGGGGACTCGAACCTCCATATCTAAAGCAAAATTGCTCCCCGCCGCAGCCGGACTCCACCAGCGACCCGTCGCCCTAGGAACCGTAGACCTTCGAGTGGGGATGAAGCGCCGAgatccccgccgccaccttcaccGGCACCCATGCGGGCATTCCCGGCGACCGTCATCGGTGGtggggagggaaggaagggggtaGGGGTGGCGGTGGCGGAAGGACCCTACCTGCTCCCCGAGTCACCCGAGGAGGCGACACGAGGGCTGGGGGAGAGGTTCTCTATCCCTACGTTGAGTCGATCACTTCACTCAGCTCCGGGCACTGCTGGGTGAGTCGGTGGGCCACTCGTACGTGTTAAAAACAGTACACGAGAATAGACGTGTCCATAAAAGTATGTCGGGCCCTAGATAGATATAGAAACACGATCGACCTCAAAAGCACTCGTGGGCAGGTAGTCCGATACCATGTTCCTTCCAACGTCCACGACTCCACGTGCACAGCTACAGTAATATTGcttcctctgtaaactaatataagagtgtttagatcactactttagtattctaaacgctcttatattaggtTACGAATGGAGTACTTGTTAAACTTAATGGTCAGGATGTTTTGGTCTTTTGTTTTGAGATGCTTCTTTTTTTTCGAGAAAACTTTCTATCTATTCAGCAATTGTCAAGGTAGTACAAATAACCCTAGAAGTAAAATTTACATCTAGGTcagtagaccacctagcgacgactacaagcgcTGGAGCGAgtcgaaggcgcgccgccgtcattgcccccccccccctcgtcggAGCCAGGCAAACATTGTTTTAGTAGACAGTGGGAAgtcatcgtgctaaggccccataggaccagcacACCAGAACAACAACCGCCGCCAATGTAGAGAAGCATAGACCGGAAGGATCCAACCTGCAGACACTCAGATGTAGACGAACAAAGACCGGATCCAGTCGGATCCACCGAAGATAAACACCGACCGGAACCCACGAGATCCGCCGGACATAAACCACCACACACCTTCCGACGATGCTTGAAACATCACCGGGATAGGGGCTAGACGGGGAGGACCTTATCCCGTCTTCAagaagccgccgctgccgcctcacactagtagaaaaagggtcaaatgtgagacacattagtgccggtttgcatttgagccggcactaatgtgtccattagtgccggttcaaacggctaggcgggagaagatctttagtaccggttcgtggcgaacctttagcaccggttcgtgccacgaaccggtactaatgaggctgtggccccacgagcacctttagtaccggtttgtggcatgaaccggtactagagtttcttactaagctgTTTTTTAGTCTCACCTCGCGAAGAGAGAGGAACTAGGAGTGGTTaaaaagccctgagtgcagagacgatgaagaagaggcgcaatgctcaccttcacgttgcttagcttcaagccttgagaaatagggtagactgcatggagctatgtgcagtgcagtctacactattccgaaaggttttaagctaattaacgagcattgcgcctcttttttatttttaataacttattacaactccggacttcttgtgttacggcaaaaactggatgcacttcgtgtacaaactggacaatacggcaaaaactggatgcacttcgtgtacaaaatgaacaatctctttcgaagtatcagggccggtttcggacgaaaactcatctgttacaccggcacttcatttagtaccggttcatgccacgaaccggtactaaagagaaTGGGG
This sequence is a window from Aegilops tauschii subsp. strangulata cultivar AL8/78 chromosome 7, Aet v6.0, whole genome shotgun sequence. Protein-coding genes within it:
- the LOC123494766 gene encoding uncharacterized protein, with protein sequence MAKDLLWELALMAWPLLKEEAAELAKSVLRELAREEAKTRLKAAVKAGAEGLKGLLEAPPSTPTPARPDEVADPRQGELLVDRAAVCIDHAPLLLRRPQLRHLPPFVDDVVLARVAPSLLGRLGPQMEPAVQALLRGKVIAPGVQSALRSGLELPPAVRQMLAGKFQTSGVQSALRSGLELPPAVRQMLAGKFQTSGVQSLDCSTLLAFAARARADGPSSSITAATAGAAAQALPSLQDIVVCAPAIGVIALALYLIWRRPGGGD